TAAGGAGATAGACTCGCAGGTCGCCATTAATGCACTTGAAGCAATGGGTGTAAGGATCGACAAGCAGACACAAGAGCAGATCAAATACGCCAGAAGTTGGGGATAGGTTAAAATTCAATATTATTGGAATTAGCCGAATGAAGAAAATAGTTGTCACAAGCGCCCTGCCATATGCGAATGGTGAGATCCATCTTGGGCATATAGCATCGACATACTTGCCAGCGGATATATTCACAAGGTATTGTAGGCTAAAGGGTTATGACGCAATACATGTATGCGCTACAGATGACTTTGGCACCCCCATACTTATAAGGGCTGAACAGGAACGCAAGAAACCGCAGGAATATGTTGCTTATTGGCATCAACGTGATTATGAGGATTTTACCGCTCTTGGAATCTCATTTGATTTCTTTCACCAAACAAGTTCCAAGGAAAATATTGAGTTCGTTCAGTATGTTTTTAGGAAATTGTACGATAACGGTTTCATTTACGAGACACCTGTTATACAGTTCTATTGTAACAACGATAAGAAATTTTTGCCAGATAGATACGTTGTAGGCAAATGCCCCTACTGCAGCGCAGAGAACCAATACTCTGATCTTTGCGAAAAGTGTGGCAGGGTTCCTTCAGAAATACAAGATCCTAAGTGTGCTATATGTGGAGCAATTCCCGTTAAAAAGGAAACTAAACACTATTTCTTCAAACTCTCAAGTTTTTCTGCGAAACTCAAAGAATGGCTTACAGCCAACAAGAACCTGCAGGATGATGTAAAGAATTATGTTCTAAAGTGGATTGATGATGGGTTGCAAGACTGGGACATAACTAGGGACATACAGTGGGGAGTGCAAATACCGTTAAAAGAAGCCGACATGAAGGTTCTCTACGGCTGGTTTGACAACCATCTATGTTATATATCTTCTACATTAACATATCTTAAGAGGAAAGGAATTGATGGAAAGGAATTCTGGAACAGTGCAGAGATCTATCATTTTATTGGGAAGGATATAGTATATCATCACTACCTTTTCCTGCCAGCGATGAGGCTTGGGATAAACGAGGAGTATAAGCTTCCTGATTTCATACCAACGCGCGGACATCTCATGTTGCAGGCTCAAAAGATATCGAAAAGTAGGAAGTGGTACATCAGTCTTAGGGACTTCCTTGACAAGTACCCGCCGGATTATCTGCGTTTTTACGTCGCACTGATAACTCCCTATAGCCAACAAGATCTTAATTTTGATTGGGATGACTTTGCATCTAGGATAAATAATGAGTTAATAGCAAATGTAGGGAATTTTGTAAACAGAGCATTGAGCTTTGCACAAACAAAATTTGATGGAACCGTACCAGAACCAAATGATAATGACGATGCTGATTATGAAAGTATTGATCAAATTAAGAAAATATCTGGCGAGGTAGGCGAGTTGCTTGCCAGTAACAAAGTAGACAAGGCTCTGAAGAGAATATTGAAGTTCTCAGCGCATTTTAACCAGTACTTCCAGAAGAAGGAGCCATGGACAAATGTGGAAAGAGCAAACAACTGTATTTACATATCTATTAATGCCGTGCGCACACTAGCAATTTTATTAGAACCCTATATGCCATTCTCCTCAGAAAGAATATGGAAGCAATTAAACGCTGAAGGATCGGTACATGGGCAAAGGTGGGATTCTGCCTCTGAATTGCTGATAAAGGAGAATCATAAACTAGGAGATATTGAACCTTTGTTCAGGAAGATAGCGACGAAGGAGATGGAAGTTGAGAAGCGCAAACTTGGAAGGTAATGTAAATCGTAATTGAGTAGATGTGTTATGCGCGCATTAATAATAGGCAGGTTCCAGCCCTTTCATAAGGGTCACTTGCAATTGGTAAAAAACATTCTGAGAGAGTACGATGAACTTGTGATTGCAATAGCAAGTGCACAGTACAACTTCATAGAAAAGGATCCGTTCACAGCTGGAGAAAGAATTGTGATGATTCATGAAGCGTTAAAGGAAGGCAAGGTTGACCTAGCAAAATGCTACATTGTTCCCATAGTTAACGATGAAAATAATGCACGATGGATAGGACACCTGAAATCATTTCTGCCAGAATTCGATGTTGTGTATACTGGCAATCCATACGTGTCCATGTT
Above is a window of Nitrososphaerales archaeon DNA encoding:
- the metG gene encoding methionine--tRNA ligase codes for the protein MKKIVVTSALPYANGEIHLGHIASTYLPADIFTRYCRLKGYDAIHVCATDDFGTPILIRAEQERKKPQEYVAYWHQRDYEDFTALGISFDFFHQTSSKENIEFVQYVFRKLYDNGFIYETPVIQFYCNNDKKFLPDRYVVGKCPYCSAENQYSDLCEKCGRVPSEIQDPKCAICGAIPVKKETKHYFFKLSSFSAKLKEWLTANKNLQDDVKNYVLKWIDDGLQDWDITRDIQWGVQIPLKEADMKVLYGWFDNHLCYISSTLTYLKRKGIDGKEFWNSAEIYHFIGKDIVYHHYLFLPAMRLGINEEYKLPDFIPTRGHLMLQAQKISKSRKWYISLRDFLDKYPPDYLRFYVALITPYSQQDLNFDWDDFASRINNELIANVGNFVNRALSFAQTKFDGTVPEPNDNDDADYESIDQIKKISGEVGELLASNKVDKALKRILKFSAHFNQYFQKKEPWTNVERANNCIYISINAVRTLAILLEPYMPFSSERIWKQLNAEGSVHGQRWDSASELLIKENHKLGDIEPLFRKIATKEMEVEKRKLGR
- a CDS encoding nicotinamide-nucleotide adenylyltransferase — its product is MRALIIGRFQPFHKGHLQLVKNILREYDELVIAIASAQYNFIEKDPFTAGERIVMIHEALKEGKVDLAKCYIVPIVNDENNARWIGHLKSFLPEFDVVYTGNPYVSMLMRNYNIKVRKVKFHDREKYNATKIRELIVKGKEWESLVPKSVARIMRKVDAVKRMKIISQSDTKPQEW